One part of the Mariniflexile litorale genome encodes these proteins:
- a CDS encoding aminodeoxychorismate/anthranilate synthase component II, whose translation MTKVLVIDNYDSFTYNLVHYLEDLNCDVTVVRNDKLTLDDVEPFDKIVLSPGPGVPDEAGLLKPIIERYASTKSILGVCLGQQAIGEVFGGSLVNLDDVYHGVATKVKIIVDDENLFSGMDKEIEVGRYHSWVVNPDLPECLEATSVDANGQIMSLRHKVYDVRGVQYHPESVLTPNGKQILENWVNSPNPKGA comes from the coding sequence ATGACAAAAGTATTAGTTATAGATAATTACGATAGTTTCACATACAATCTGGTGCATTATTTAGAAGATTTAAATTGCGATGTAACCGTGGTTAGAAACGACAAATTAACGCTGGATGATGTCGAGCCTTTTGATAAAATAGTATTATCACCAGGTCCTGGTGTTCCTGACGAGGCGGGTTTACTAAAACCTATTATCGAACGTTACGCATCTACAAAAAGTATTTTAGGGGTGTGTTTGGGTCAACAAGCCATTGGCGAAGTTTTTGGTGGTTCACTAGTTAATTTAGACGATGTGTACCATGGTGTGGCTACTAAGGTTAAAATTATTGTTGATGATGAAAATTTGTTTAGTGGCATGGATAAAGAAATTGAGGTGGGGCGTTATCATTCTTGGGTTGTAAATCCAGATTTACCAGAATGTTTAGAAGCCACTTCGGTGGATGCTAACGGACAAATTATGTCTTTACGTCATAAAGTATATGATGTAAGAGGCGTGCAATACCATCCAGAATCGGTATTAACACCGAATGGAAAACAAATACTTGAAAACTGGGTAAATTCCCCAAACCCCAAAGGGGCTTAA
- a CDS encoding anthranilate synthase component I family protein, with amino-acid sequence MNKFNLYTHYKKILADTITPVSIYLKIRDKYPNSILLESSDYHANDNSFSYICFNPIATIKVENETISQTFPDGSETSNVIDSTTSVTEAIHQFTKRFEVNSEEEFKFINNGIFGYIAYDAVRYFEDITISKKENSINIPDVYYAVYKNIIAINHQKNEAYIFAHCYDSKPNIDEIDHLIKVKNFASYNFTSSGEITSNLTDDEYKKHVELAKKHCGRGDVFQLVLSKSFTQEFKGDEFNVYRALRSINPSPYLFYFDYGNFKIFGSSPEAQLIVSEGKAEIHPIAGTFKRTGNDTQDAELAQELKVDDKENAEHVMLVDLARNDLSRHGSNVTVDTYREVQFFSHVIHLVSKVTGQKHEETTTMQVVADTFPAGTLSGAPKHRAMQLIEQYEKTSRSFYGGAIGFMDFNGNFNHAIMIRTFLSKNHELHWRAGAGIVSKSIPENELQEVYNKLGALTKAIELAEDI; translated from the coding sequence ATGAACAAATTCAATTTATACACGCATTACAAAAAAATTCTAGCAGATACCATTACGCCTGTTAGCATTTATTTAAAAATAAGAGACAAATATCCTAACAGCATTTTGTTAGAAAGTAGTGATTATCATGCCAATGATAATAGCTTTTCATACATCTGTTTTAACCCCATTGCAACTATTAAGGTTGAAAACGAAACTATTTCCCAAACGTTTCCAGACGGCAGTGAAACAAGTAATGTTATAGATAGCACAACCAGTGTTACCGAAGCAATACACCAATTCACAAAACGTTTTGAAGTAAATTCTGAAGAAGAATTCAAATTTATAAACAATGGTATTTTTGGATATATAGCTTATGATGCCGTTCGTTATTTTGAAGATATCACTATTTCAAAAAAAGAGAACTCGATAAACATTCCTGATGTTTATTATGCTGTTTATAAAAATATCATTGCTATTAATCATCAAAAAAATGAAGCCTATATTTTCGCGCATTGTTATGATTCTAAACCGAACATTGATGAAATAGACCATCTTATTAAAGTTAAAAACTTTGCTTCCTACAACTTTACTTCTAGCGGAGAGATCACTTCCAACTTAACCGATGATGAATATAAAAAACATGTTGAGTTAGCAAAAAAACATTGTGGTCGTGGCGATGTATTTCAACTGGTACTTTCAAAAAGTTTTACTCAAGAATTTAAAGGCGATGAGTTCAATGTATATCGTGCTTTACGCAGCATCAATCCATCACCTTATCTATTTTATTTTGATTATGGCAACTTCAAAATTTTTGGTAGTTCACCAGAAGCTCAACTTATTGTTAGTGAAGGAAAAGCTGAAATTCATCCCATAGCTGGTACTTTTAAACGTACTGGAAACGACACACAAGATGCTGAATTAGCGCAAGAACTAAAGGTAGACGACAAAGAAAACGCCGAACACGTAATGCTAGTAGATTTAGCCAGAAATGATTTAAGTAGACACGGTAGTAACGTGACTGTAGACACCTATCGTGAAGTGCAATTTTTTTCGCACGTTATTCACTTAGTTAGTAAAGTTACAGGACAAAAACACGAAGAAACCACCACCATGCAAGTGGTTGCCGATACGTTTCCTGCTGGTACATTAAGTGGTGCGCCCAAACACCGAGCCATGCAACTTATTGAACAGTACGAAAAAACCAGTCGTTCCTTTTATGGCGGCGCTATTGGCTTTATGGATTTTAATGGCAATTTTAATCATGCCATCATGATTCGTACCTTTTTAAGTAAAAACCATGAACTGCATTGGCGTGCAGGTGCAGGTATTGTATCAAAATCAATCCCCGAAAACGAATTGCAAGAAGTATATAATAAATTAGGTGCACTAACAAAAGCTATTGAATTAGCCGAAGACATATAA
- a CDS encoding redoxin domain-containing protein: protein MKFKIVFIFALALVGCNNSKKVDLVVNKEVTIENSAILKNDDLEVYDYAGFEKFLNKKDNKIYVINFWATWCAPCVKELPYFEKLNTEYANKNVDVLLVSLDFPHLYDSKLKPFIKDKKLKSKVIALDDVDMNTWIPKVDKTWSGSIPATIIYKNDTRKFFEKSFSYEELETEVKQFLK from the coding sequence ATGAAATTTAAAATAGTATTCATTTTTGCACTTGCATTGGTAGGTTGTAATAATTCTAAAAAAGTAGATTTAGTTGTTAATAAAGAAGTAACAATTGAGAATTCTGCCATTCTAAAAAATGATGATTTAGAAGTGTATGATTATGCCGGTTTCGAAAAGTTTTTGAATAAAAAAGATAATAAAATATATGTTATAAACTTTTGGGCAACTTGGTGTGCACCTTGTGTAAAAGAATTACCCTATTTTGAAAAATTGAATACCGAATATGCTAATAAAAATGTGGACGTGTTGTTGGTGAGTTTAGATTTTCCACATTTATATGATTCCAAGTTAAAACCTTTTATAAAGGATAAAAAACTGAAATCGAAAGTAATTGCTTTAGATGATGTTGATATGAATACTTGGATACCTAAAGTAGACAAAACATGGTCTGGTTCTATACCAGCAACTATTATTTATAAAAATGATACACGTAAATTTTTCGAGAAATCATTTAGTTATGAAGAATTAGAAACTGAAGTTAAACAATTTTTAAAATAG
- a CDS encoding thioredoxin family protein: MNKTIKLIAAAVIVICVSAFTIGKTTLGEGYKIGDIAEDFSLKNIDGKMVSLSDYKNAKGFIVTFTCNTCPYAVAYEDRIIALDKKYVSKGYPVIAIMPNNVSMKPDDNLDAMKQRANEKGFTFPYLIDKEQKVFPKFGATKTPHMFLLQKTKKGNVVKYIGAIDDNYKDAASVTTKYVEKAVDALLEGKDIEQAETKAIGCSIKV, from the coding sequence ATGAATAAGACAATTAAATTAATCGCTGCAGCTGTAATTGTAATATGTGTTAGCGCATTTACAATAGGAAAAACTACTTTAGGTGAAGGTTATAAAATAGGCGATATCGCTGAAGATTTTTCACTTAAAAATATTGATGGAAAAATGGTATCGCTATCCGATTATAAAAATGCCAAAGGATTTATAGTAACATTTACCTGTAATACCTGTCCGTATGCAGTTGCATATGAAGACAGAATTATAGCTTTAGATAAAAAATATGTATCAAAAGGTTATCCTGTAATTGCTATTATGCCAAATAATGTATCTATGAAACCAGACGATAATTTAGATGCGATGAAGCAAAGAGCTAATGAAAAAGGATTTACATTTCCTTATTTAATTGATAAAGAACAAAAAGTGTTTCCAAAGTTTGGAGCTACAAAAACACCACACATGTTTTTGCTTCAAAAAACCAAAAAGGGTAATGTGGTTAAATATATAGGAGCCATTGATGATAATTATAAAGATGCAGCATCTGTAACAACAAAATATGTTGAAAAGGCAGTTGATGCTTTATTAGAAGGTAAAGACATTGAACAAGCCGAAACGAAAGCAATAGGTTGTTCTATAAAAGTTTAA
- a CDS encoding rhodanese-like domain-containing protein: MEDLSQEEWASQLAEDKNAVILDVRTDAEVADGIIPNAIHMDIYKGQDFIDEVEALDKDKNYYVYCRSGNRSGQACAIMEQLGFTNAYNLEGGILEWEGDLVDLE; encoded by the coding sequence ATGGAAGATTTATCACAAGAAGAATGGGCATCTCAATTAGCTGAGGATAAAAATGCAGTAATCTTAGATGTAAGAACGGATGCTGAAGTTGCCGATGGTATTATACCAAATGCCATTCATATGGATATCTATAAAGGTCAAGATTTTATAGATGAAGTTGAAGCCTTAGATAAAGATAAAAACTATTATGTGTACTGTCGATCTGGAAACAGAAGCGGTCAAGCCTGCGCTATTATGGAGCAGTTAGGGTTTACAAATGCATATAATTTAGAAGGAGGTATTTTGGAATGGGAAGGCGATTTGGTAGATTTAGAATAA